The genomic DNA GCTTTTTGCTGCAATCCCACTTTGGTTAATGCACTTAAAATACGTTCTCGGTCTTGCGCTGTGTTGGGGTCAAACAAGTTTTTATGCGGTGTTAGCCCCATTGTCACTAACTGCTCAGTAGTCATATCAAAATAATGCGGGGTATCTTGTTGCACCACAGCAATACTCTGCGCTAACGATTTAGAGGAAAAACCACTGATGGGTTTGGAAAAAATTTCAATATCGCCGCTAGTTGGCTCAATATAACGATACAAGCAACGTAACAGACTCGACTTACCCGCACCATTGGGGCCAATGAGCCCTAGCATTTGGCCTCTAGGCAAACTGAAATCAATATCAGCTAGAATGGTTTTATTATCGACTTGCCAAAAGAGATGATTGACATCCAATACTGATTCAGACATGTAAATGACCTCGCCATGTCCAATTAATTAACACATACATCTATTTAAAAACTCCCCTAAGTCACCCGCTTAGGCATGGATATTGAGGCAATTCAAAGCTGGTATCTGACTTATGCACCAATGGTTAATTGGTCCATCTACAGTTGCGGGTACAGTTTGGGCTTATCCCAATTCCCAATACCTTGAAAGGCACTATGATTATGGCGCTATGGTTCTGATGAGTCGATTATAACGCTATGAATATAAAACTATGATTATAACAATATGATTATTACGCTATTAATATGACGTTATAGTAATAATTCTATGACTATCAATATGACGCGTTAAGCCTATGTAATGCTCACTTTAGCTACCTTGCTATCTATTACAACAGATTGAAAACAGTCAAGCTTATCAATATCGTCAAGCCAATAGACATCGAGCACCATAATAGCAGCATAGGGGATCGCTAGGTTAGCGAATAATCCGCTACATTGGCCAGCCTTAAGCCTATATTCCATTAAGCAGCACATTAAGCAGCGCATCATGCCACCGTGAGTCACCAATAACGCACCGGGGCAATTGCCAACGTGAGCAGCTTATTTCATCTCAAACGGGTCATTTGTTTGACTAACAAGGCGCATTGACCCGTCAATAGCGAGCCTATTGCAAGTTAATGCAACGCAGTTAGCGGGATAAAGGACTGTTGGATAAGCCGTTATCTCCTGCGCTGAGGTTAACGAGTACGGCTATGTTACCAAGACCACCACAGAAGATGGCAATCTCGTTTATGCAGGAGTAATTAACGACCTTGAACGCAGTCACTTCTCGACATGCTGGCTCCTGCATGTCGAGGTCGTTTGGGTATCTGACCACTGCCATTACAAGATAATGGCAGTAATTTACTCCCTCTCGCTAAATTTTTTGATGTTTCTTCACCAAGCCAAAGTCAGCCAAAATCGCGTAGGCACAAGGAATAATAAATAACACCATCAAGGTAGAGGCAAAGATCCCGAATACGATTGAGACAACCAAGGGCTGTACTACTTGCGCCTGAAGACTCGTTTCGAGCAATAGGGGTAACAGACCTGCGGCCGTCGTCAGCGACGTTAAAAATACCGCCCTAAATCGTTCCCGACTGGCACTTACAACGGCTTCATGAACGCTATCACCTTCATCGACATGATGACGTATATATTGCACCAGCAAGATAGAGTCATTGACGACTATGCCTGCAAGGGAGATAAAGCCCATTATCGATGGCATAGACAGGTTATAGCCAAGTAGCACATGCCCCCAAAGCACGCCTATCAAAGACAAGGGGATTGCCAACATCACCACCACAGGCTCGAGGTAACTCCTGAATTGAAAACTGAGTATGACAAAAAGTCCAAATATTCCGATAAGGAATCCCTTACCAAGAGAGGCGCCCGTCTTCGCCGTCTCTTTTGCCGAGCCTTCGAAGTCGACCTTAACCCCAGGATAATCTTCAGTGGCTTGCGGCAGCCAATCGGATTTTATCTTAGCTAATGTTTCGGTGGAATTACCCTTGCGGTTGTCAACATCGGCCATCACGGTAACCGAACGTTGGCTATTAATCCGCTGAATACGGACATAAGATCGTTGATGCTCTAATTTGGCGATCGCCGACAGAGGCAACTGCTCCCCATTGGCTAACATAATGGGAAAGTTAGCCAATGCATGAAGATCGCCTGCTTGCTCCTTATTCAGCCTGACTTCAATTTCGATATTCTCGGGCCCAATTTGGATCTCATCGGCCCGTTGGCCAAAGAAAGCACTGCGCAGTTGATTGGCGACCAACTGACCATCGATGCCGAAGACTTCCGCTCCGGGCCTCAGACTGACCTTAATTTCTTCTTTCCCCGGACGCATATCATCGAGAATACCGTTGATACCATCGAACCTGGCAAGATAAGATTGCAGCGACACCGAGGCCTGCTTTAGCATATCCAGATCATCACCTAGCAGGCGAACCTCGATATCACGACCCGCAGGCCCCATTGTTGGCTGCTTAAAGACCATAGACAAAGGGGCCGCCAGCTCAACCGTACCGTCGCGCCAATCTTCGATAAAATCTTCTATCAGCGTATTTCGAGTTTCGGCCGACAAGAGATCTAACCTAACCGTCGCCACATGAGGCCCTTTCTCGCCCGCATCGGCATTAAAATTAAACTGTGCGGTAATATCTTCAATAAGCTCAACGCCCTCTTCCACCTCTTGGGTATAGCGAGCAGCCGTCTCTTTAGCGCTGAGGATCACTTGTTCGACAACCTCCTGAGTCGAACTCAATGGGCTGCCAGGTGGCAGGATAATTCTCACTTCGGCGATATCACCATCAAGCTCCGGAAAGGGCAAGAATTTCAACACGCCACCTGCGACCAGCGCCACAGATGAGAGCAAGATACCTAAGGTTATGCCAACGCTGGCGTAGCGCCAATGCACCACAAACCTAACCGCATTGACGAGTGTCGTATTACGAAACGTTTCGAATGCGGCTAAAAAATCTCGCTTAAATTTAAGCTCAGGCCTAGGCGCTTTCTTGGGGACATGGCTTAATGAATGGTTTAAATGGTTGGGCAAAATTAAAAATGCCTCAATCAAACTGATACTGAGCACCATAATCAGCACCGTCGGGATAGCCGAGAGTACGGCGCCCATCTGACCATCTAATCCAAGTAAACTACTGAAGATTAAAATGGTGGTCAGAAATGAGGAGACCACGCCAGGGGCAACCTTTTTAACCCCTTGAACCACGGCATCATGTGGCGCTAAGCCCCGGTCGACATGGGAGGCGATAGACTCGGCGATAACGATGGCATCATCCATCATGATCCCGATGGCCATAAGCAAACCGACTAAACTCATGATGTTAATAGAGACGCCAAAGAGACTCATCAAATAGATGCCGCCTAAAAAGGCAACCGGAAGACCTGCCGATACCCAAAAAGAGTAACGCAAAGAGAAAAATAACCACATGCTAAAGAAGACTAGGATGATCCCTTGCCAGCCATTGGTTAACATCATATCCAGACGATCTTTAAGCAGCGACGAGAGATCGTTGGTCAACGTCAAATTCACGCCATCGGGCACACGTAAACGCTCTTGCTCGATAAAACGGCTTACTTTCTGTTTTATTCTTAAGGCATCATCGGCTTTGTTCTTCTTCACCTTGAGTATGGCGGCGTGCTGCCCGTTGAAAAAGATGTGCTCTTCATCGAGTTCAAATCGGTCAGTCACGGTGGCAATATCGCCGAGTCGGACCACGCTGCCGTCGCTGGTAGAGGCCACGATGGTTTGCTTTAACGCCGCTGGCGTGACTTTGCGCTCATCGAATCTGAGCAGCAGATTTTTATCTGTTAACTCAATATTACCGGCAGGGATCTTCACATTTTGCCGACCCACTTCATCGGCAATGTCGGTTGCAGTCAGGCCCAAACGGCGCATATCGATTTGATTAAGCTCAACCCGCAGTTGATGATCGGAAAAGCCAATAACGGATACCAGACTCACTCCGGCATCGATTTTCAAGCGACGTTTGAGATCCTCGGCATAATG from Shewanella psychromarinicola includes the following:
- a CDS encoding ABC transporter ATP-binding protein codes for the protein MSESVLDVNHLFWQVDNKTILADIDFSLPRGQMLGLIGPNGAGKSSLLRCLYRYIEPTSGDIEIFSKPISGFSSKSLAQSIAVVQQDTPHYFDMTTEQLVTMGLTPHKNLFDPNTAQDRERILSALTKVGLQQKAQQQYELLSGGEKQRALIARAIVQQPHILILDEPTNHLDIRYQIQILELVVSLGISVIASIHDLNLASAMCDKLLLLDQGRLIAKGTPTEVLTERQISEVFGVCCHVNDHPQHGNPLISYFYGYQASKKGCSDHD
- a CDS encoding efflux RND transporter permease subunit → MIAYITRHPTLANLLMLSLLLLGLLSLGSIKRETFPEFAPPYVTATVVYPGASPIEVEESLCLRMEDAVDGLGNVEEVKCDAQEGVASMTIKLDGKADIGRAIVDVQTQINGIKNFPSQIEPPIVKELDWAEPVVDIAISADASWPHLKHYAEDLKRRLKIDAGVSLVSVIGFSDHQLRVELNQIDMRRLGLTATDIADEVGRQNVKIPAGNIELTDKNLLLRFDERKVTPAALKQTIVASTSDGSVVRLGDIATVTDRFELDEEHIFFNGQHAAILKVKKNKADDALRIKQKVSRFIEQERLRVPDGVNLTLTNDLSSLLKDRLDMMLTNGWQGIILVFFSMWLFFSLRYSFWVSAGLPVAFLGGIYLMSLFGVSINIMSLVGLLMAIGIMMDDAIVIAESIASHVDRGLAPHDAVVQGVKKVAPGVVSSFLTTILIFSSLLGLDGQMGAVLSAIPTVLIMVLSISLIEAFLILPNHLNHSLSHVPKKAPRPELKFKRDFLAAFETFRNTTLVNAVRFVVHWRYASVGITLGILLSSVALVAGGVLKFLPFPELDGDIAEVRIILPPGSPLSSTQEVVEQVILSAKETAARYTQEVEEGVELIEDITAQFNFNADAGEKGPHVATVRLDLLSAETRNTLIEDFIEDWRDGTVELAAPLSMVFKQPTMGPAGRDIEVRLLGDDLDMLKQASVSLQSYLARFDGINGILDDMRPGKEEIKVSLRPGAEVFGIDGQLVANQLRSAFFGQRADEIQIGPENIEIEVRLNKEQAGDLHALANFPIMLANGEQLPLSAIAKLEHQRSYVRIQRINSQRSVTVMADVDNRKGNSTETLAKIKSDWLPQATEDYPGVKVDFEGSAKETAKTGASLGKGFLIGIFGLFVILSFQFRSYLEPVVVMLAIPLSLIGVLWGHVLLGYNLSMPSIMGFISLAGIVVNDSILLVQYIRHHVDEGDSVHEAVVSASRERFRAVFLTSLTTAAGLLPLLLETSLQAQVVQPLVVSIVFGIFASTLMVLFIIPCAYAILADFGLVKKHQKI